One genomic region from Planctomicrobium piriforme encodes:
- a CDS encoding helix-turn-helix domain-containing protein yields the protein MDKATQENVTYWETVVQLVGSTLVIRFKIRELLMAKEHSEGRRIALREVAERTGISPQVLSSLCSPTHAVVTNTAFVESLCRFFDCTPNDLMVMVDADDVAICHVDALYPDRRR from the coding sequence GTGGACAAAGCCACGCAGGAAAATGTAACATACTGGGAGACAGTAGTCCAACTGGTTGGCAGTACGCTCGTGATTCGATTCAAAATTCGTGAATTGCTGATGGCGAAAGAGCATTCTGAAGGCCGTCGGATCGCTCTGCGGGAAGTCGCCGAGCGAACCGGAATATCGCCACAGGTTCTGTCCAGCCTTTGTTCTCCAACTCACGCTGTTGTCACGAATACCGCGTTTGTGGAATCGCTCTGTCGGTTTTTTGACTGCACGCCTAATGATCTGATGGTCATGGTGGATGCGGATGATGTCGCTATCTGCCATGTCGATGCACTCTATCCGGATCGACGCCGTTGA
- a CDS encoding HTH domain-containing protein, producing the protein MDKKRRPEVERRIRQSERLGRLLRLLHLIMGKGRWDADTLAEELGCSRRTIFRLLQTLSMAGVPWYFEENARAYRVRAGFKFPGIERVAPDGRGDSKGPQSGDSDRVSLIREGEALLKSLQLFLESLHRLQG; encoded by the coding sequence ATGGACAAAAAGCGCAGACCAGAAGTTGAACGGCGAATTCGCCAGAGTGAGCGGCTCGGGAGGTTACTGCGTCTTCTCCACCTGATTATGGGCAAAGGGCGCTGGGACGCTGACACGCTGGCCGAGGAACTGGGCTGCTCCAGGAGGACAATCTTCCGTCTTCTGCAGACTCTCTCGATGGCGGGAGTCCCCTGGTATTTCGAAGAGAACGCCCGAGCTTATCGAGTCCGTGCGGGTTTCAAATTTCCAGGAATCGAGCGGGTTGCTCCCGACGGTCGTGGCGATAGTAAAGGGCCACAAAGTGGCGACAGTGATCGGGTCAGCTTGATCAGGGAGGGAGAGGCGCTTCTGAAATCGCTGCAGCTGTTCCTGGAAAGCCTTCACCGCCTTCAGGGCTGA
- a CDS encoding MBL fold metallo-hydrolase, with amino-acid sequence MKLTIHRGTHEVGGNCIEIESAHARIILDVGMPLFRADREPLDTGMLRRKSVEELQQLEILPQVRGLFDHGPPPDGILLSHAHLDHTGLLGHCRNEIPIYTSRGTSKMMLAGKLFANQVELPRERFRELKAGIPTNIKDITITAFPVDHSIFGCLAFLITAGQKTILYTGDLRLHGRKPGMHRSLIEAVQDRAIDVLLMEGTHFGLPDGHTATEYELEDEIVDHISSSPGLVLASFSPQHVDRLIAFIRAAIKTGRQFVADEYTAFIQYLISTDTPLPSPIVPGPTRVYFPQVFQNSAARKGLTHLLKKFQSNRIELTEIQNHPEKFLMVFRGTMLPMDFQGVLPPKTNCLYSRWAGYLDKPDWIPTKSAIEAAGGNLIPVHTSGHMLSRDIVTFVKSISAKVVVPIHTFEPEKFREHFTSVRVLKDGETYEILA; translated from the coding sequence ATGAAACTGACAATCCATCGGGGAACACACGAAGTCGGGGGCAACTGCATCGAGATTGAGTCCGCTCACGCTCGAATCATCCTGGATGTGGGCATGCCGCTGTTCCGGGCGGACAGAGAACCTCTCGATACGGGAATGTTACGTCGGAAGAGCGTCGAGGAACTTCAACAACTGGAGATCCTGCCTCAAGTTCGTGGCCTGTTCGATCATGGCCCACCTCCGGATGGGATACTTCTCTCACATGCCCATCTCGATCACACCGGCCTCCTGGGGCATTGCCGAAATGAGATCCCGATCTACACCAGTCGAGGGACCAGCAAAATGATGCTGGCGGGAAAGCTCTTCGCCAATCAGGTGGAACTTCCCCGTGAACGATTCCGAGAGTTGAAGGCGGGCATCCCCACGAACATCAAAGACATCACGATCACAGCATTTCCTGTGGATCACTCTATCTTCGGGTGTCTGGCGTTCCTTATCACTGCGGGCCAGAAAACGATTCTGTATACGGGAGATCTGCGACTCCACGGCAGGAAGCCTGGTATGCACCGCTCGCTGATCGAAGCGGTCCAGGATCGAGCCATCGACGTACTTCTGATGGAGGGAACACACTTCGGATTACCGGATGGTCATACTGCGACTGAGTACGAACTCGAAGACGAGATCGTCGATCACATCAGCAGCTCGCCGGGTCTGGTTCTGGCGTCATTTTCTCCCCAACACGTTGATCGGCTGATCGCGTTCATCAGAGCCGCAATCAAGACGGGCCGGCAGTTCGTGGCCGACGAGTACACAGCGTTCATCCAATACCTGATCAGCACTGACACCCCACTTCCCTCACCGATCGTACCGGGACCAACACGAGTCTATTTTCCTCAGGTGTTTCAGAACTCGGCAGCTCGAAAAGGTTTGACCCATCTCCTGAAAAAGTTTCAGTCGAACCGCATCGAATTGACCGAGATTCAAAACCATCCGGAGAAGTTTTTGATGGTGTTCCGGGGAACAATGCTTCCGATGGATTTTCAGGGAGTATTGCCGCCCAAGACGAACTGCTTGTATTCACGTTGGGCCGGCTACCTCGACAAACCAGACTGGATTCCCACGAAATCCGCAATTGAAGCTGCCGGAGGAAACCTGATTCCAGTTCATACGAGCGGGCACATGCTCTCCCGAGACATCGTCACGTTTGTGAAGTCGATTTCAGCCAAGGTCGTGGTTCCGATTCACACGTTCGAACCAGAGAAATTCCGGGAACACTTCACGAGCGTGCGGGTGCTGAAAGATGGCGAGACCTACGAGATCCTCGCCTGA
- a CDS encoding helix-turn-helix transcriptional regulator — protein sequence MRQADRIARVLGVLNLIQSRGQWTLQAIAEELGCSDRTVRRDLEVLEFAGIPFYKDERTQCYRVRPDFRFPTLTLTLEEALGQAIATAASSAAGLNISEGAGPTTRKLTATSSEQIQQILSDAARLIEVFDLKIADHSRHDEAIKTAQFALLQGKQLTGLYSSPYESQTVKLRLHPYRLCLIKRAWYLIGHLDGESQPKTLRIARFKSLRMLDQAAHVPADFDLRSFLGNAWSVYRGDQSYEVELRFLPPASSVVTETVWHHTQKAKLQKDGSVLLAFTVDGLEEILHWILSWSGNVQILSPAELRQRYAKVLTTALALNSESDQA from the coding sequence GTGCGTCAGGCAGACCGAATCGCCAGGGTTCTGGGAGTCCTCAATCTCATCCAGTCCCGAGGACAGTGGACGCTTCAAGCCATTGCTGAGGAACTGGGCTGCTCGGACCGAACGGTCCGGAGAGATCTGGAAGTACTGGAATTCGCGGGGATTCCGTTCTACAAGGACGAACGGACACAGTGCTACCGAGTCCGGCCGGACTTTCGGTTTCCGACGTTGACCCTCACGTTAGAAGAGGCTCTGGGACAGGCGATCGCAACAGCAGCTTCTTCGGCCGCTGGTCTCAATATCTCTGAGGGTGCAGGGCCGACGACTCGAAAACTGACAGCCACATCGAGTGAACAAATTCAGCAGATTCTGTCGGACGCTGCCCGACTCATCGAAGTCTTCGACCTCAAAATCGCCGACCACAGTCGACATGACGAGGCGATCAAAACCGCTCAGTTCGCTCTCCTTCAAGGAAAGCAACTGACCGGCCTCTATTCGAGTCCGTATGAAAGCCAGACCGTGAAGCTGCGACTGCACCCCTATCGGCTTTGTCTCATCAAACGAGCGTGGTATCTCATCGGCCATCTGGATGGAGAGTCTCAACCGAAGACGCTTCGTATCGCCCGGTTCAAATCGCTCAGAATGCTCGACCAGGCCGCGCATGTTCCGGCGGACTTCGATCTCAGGAGCTTTTTGGGGAATGCCTGGTCAGTGTATCGGGGAGACCAATCTTACGAGGTCGAACTCCGATTCTTGCCGCCAGCGTCCAGTGTGGTCACAGAAACCGTCTGGCATCACACCCAGAAAGCAAAGCTTCAGAAAGACGGAAGTGTGCTTCTGGCCTTCACCGTCGACGGATTGGAAGAGATCCTGCACTGGATCCTCTCCTGGTCAGGAAATGTACAGATCCTGAGTCCAGCCGAACTGAGACAGCGGTACGCCAAGGTGCTGACAACAGCACTCGCGTTGAACTCTGAGAGCGACCAAGCCTGA
- a CDS encoding patatin-like phospholipase family protein: MHRIGLALSGGGFRATLFHLGMIRFLREANILPNVTQITSVSGGSILAAHLVQNWQRYTGSLKDFDAAAAEILRFVQLDIRNRVVRRYPLAMPLRGLRRLALRRPCRQLTRTGLLEYHYEKFLFGDTCLFQLPDRPRLYMLATNLSEGCLCAFTRDGLLMQRRRPGQRMRFERIHTGLATIPMAVTASSAFPGFFPPLELQASDVGANPGQFGRLAFTDGGVYDNLGVRMFRCLERSWMASEVRLELDDLSDPQQLQRALAEAAAGPVENPLRRLSHLLSQPRNGMAGNVMSESESVARLVDGLWDVLNHENLARDPAFSGLSLNDADVETLIRAAQQDERELEGGERLWLNRQLVQNAVRQVTGRPCFRSENGCFDSVLVSDAGKEFQIVANARAGGLISTSMRASDILMDRVWQLEVDTFSGTPGFVFAPISRCIDREEDPTAAHPEIQRRAAEIRTDLDRFSPLEISALIRHGYCVGRSACRSRPDLFGTEIPADSPWDPMSTARAASPKIIPPVATVVPPIAPVTQQSRTLQHSAVRRIWSTLLDYRDWISYIYVPLLVPILLILPYYGVKWYRQSQINQQLVESMAQSNQDYAVMNRLLQDGTPPLFEGMPMIEVRELTPPDYSGLEVIADLRVLDMRRWMSTPRRAAAGQSSIYGYRRFRLRKLESTANRFVVKFRLDHPRLDVRSLNPHVPARLRVQRPAAAAGRETPHLFEVEFDLSKIPPKEVVDLALELQVREPQGENQQSVNLYVDTETGLLSAWLLMPDDKRYQNFNLLRYPKGNISESESVAPAQQLNVVDGHILAFTLLSVEPDFTYECRWTFPEKP, encoded by the coding sequence ATGCACCGTATCGGGCTCGCGTTGTCTGGTGGGGGCTTTCGGGCCACACTGTTTCACTTAGGCATGATCCGCTTCCTGCGGGAAGCGAACATTCTCCCCAATGTGACGCAGATCACGTCCGTATCCGGCGGAAGCATCCTTGCGGCGCATCTGGTCCAGAATTGGCAGCGCTATACCGGTTCTCTGAAAGATTTCGACGCTGCTGCTGCCGAAATACTTCGATTCGTGCAGCTCGATATTCGTAATCGAGTGGTCCGCCGCTACCCGTTGGCAATGCCATTGCGGGGGCTGCGCCGACTTGCGCTGCGCCGGCCCTGTCGCCAGCTCACACGCACGGGACTATTGGAATATCACTATGAAAAGTTCCTGTTCGGCGACACTTGCCTGTTCCAGTTGCCCGACCGCCCCCGGCTGTACATGCTGGCGACGAATCTGAGCGAAGGCTGCTTGTGCGCCTTCACTCGCGATGGCCTGCTCATGCAGCGGCGACGGCCCGGCCAGCGGATGCGGTTTGAAAGAATTCACACCGGATTGGCAACAATTCCGATGGCTGTCACTGCTTCGTCGGCGTTCCCTGGCTTTTTTCCGCCGCTCGAGCTGCAGGCCAGCGATGTAGGGGCGAATCCCGGCCAATTCGGACGGCTCGCCTTTACCGACGGAGGCGTGTACGACAATCTCGGCGTTCGCATGTTCCGTTGCCTGGAACGGTCATGGATGGCTAGCGAGGTTCGGTTGGAACTTGACGATCTGTCTGACCCACAGCAATTGCAGCGAGCGCTCGCAGAGGCCGCAGCCGGTCCGGTCGAGAACCCACTACGCCGTCTGTCGCACTTGTTGTCACAGCCTCGCAATGGGATGGCCGGAAACGTCATGTCGGAAAGTGAGTCCGTTGCCCGTCTTGTCGACGGCTTATGGGACGTTCTGAACCACGAGAACCTGGCTCGCGATCCAGCGTTTTCCGGACTCTCGCTCAATGACGCCGACGTTGAAACGTTGATCAGAGCTGCACAACAGGACGAGCGGGAATTGGAAGGAGGAGAGCGGTTGTGGCTCAACCGTCAACTGGTTCAGAATGCCGTGCGACAAGTGACCGGCAGGCCCTGCTTTCGCTCGGAAAATGGATGTTTCGATTCCGTCCTGGTCAGCGATGCCGGGAAGGAATTCCAGATCGTCGCGAACGCACGCGCCGGCGGACTGATCTCGACATCGATGCGCGCCAGCGACATTTTGATGGATCGCGTCTGGCAGTTGGAAGTCGACACGTTTTCCGGCACACCGGGATTCGTCTTTGCGCCGATTTCTCGCTGCATCGATAGGGAAGAAGACCCAACAGCCGCGCATCCAGAGATTCAGCGACGGGCGGCTGAGATCCGAACCGATCTCGATCGGTTCTCTCCGTTGGAAATCAGCGCCCTGATCCGCCACGGCTACTGTGTCGGGCGCAGCGCCTGTCGCTCACGCCCCGACTTATTTGGCACAGAGATCCCGGCGGATTCTCCCTGGGATCCAATGTCCACCGCACGAGCCGCGTCGCCAAAGATCATTCCCCCCGTGGCAACCGTGGTCCCGCCCATCGCACCCGTCACACAACAGTCCCGAACGCTTCAGCACTCTGCCGTCCGACGCATCTGGAGTACGCTGCTCGATTACCGCGACTGGATTTCATACATCTACGTCCCGCTTCTCGTTCCGATTCTCCTGATCTTGCCGTACTACGGCGTCAAATGGTATCGCCAGTCTCAAATCAATCAGCAGCTCGTCGAGTCGATGGCGCAGAGCAATCAAGACTATGCTGTAATGAACAGGCTACTCCAGGACGGCACGCCCCCGTTGTTCGAGGGAATGCCGATGATTGAGGTGCGAGAACTGACGCCGCCAGATTACAGCGGCCTTGAAGTCATCGCAGATTTGCGGGTACTCGATATGCGCCGCTGGATGTCAACGCCGCGGCGTGCGGCGGCTGGGCAATCTTCGATTTATGGCTATCGCCGCTTTCGACTCCGCAAACTGGAGTCGACCGCCAATCGATTTGTCGTGAAGTTTCGGCTGGATCATCCTCGGCTCGACGTGCGGTCGCTTAATCCGCACGTTCCTGCGAGACTGCGGGTGCAGCGACCTGCTGCCGCAGCGGGGCGTGAGACGCCGCATCTATTCGAAGTCGAGTTCGATCTTTCAAAGATCCCTCCCAAAGAGGTCGTCGACCTCGCACTGGAATTGCAGGTTCGCGAACCGCAGGGAGAAAATCAGCAATCGGTGAACCTGTATGTGGATACCGAAACCGGGCTTCTAAGCGCGTGGTTACTGATGCCGGATGACAAACGCTATCAGAACTTCAACTTGCTGCGATATCCGAAAGGGAACATCTCTGAGTCGGAATCCGTTGCGCCGGCCCAGCAGTTAAACGTCGTGGACGGCCATATCCTGGCATTCACGCTGTTGAGTGTGGAGCCGGATTTCACATATGAGTGTCGGTGGACATTTCCAGAAAAGCCCTGA
- a CDS encoding dihydrolipoyl dehydrogenase family protein: MTNSGARFDVIIIGAGPAGVVAALRAGDLGARTALISRGEFGGMAANDGPVPVRTLAHAARLLRDARQLGQYGITINEPSLDYDRLLVRVREVTRDVRTCSSWREQIKSLGVSVYECAGDVQFVDSHTIESGSGLRLEAKSFVICTGGSSRRLDVPGFEFTNTHSDAWSLSSVPSSMLVIGGGATGAQVASVFNAFGSRVQLFHRGPRILPTEDEDISAAVASAFRSAGIEVQENFGEIESFEKTPNGVRMNYCKDGVRYQAEASLAVVAIGWQANTAALRLQAAGVETDSKGFIVVDEYLRTTSPHILAAGDVTGRLLLVPPAIQDGFVAATNAVRGPMTTLPEAVNPIGSFTDPEYAQVGMTESQARATHDVLASTIHFDTTTRTIIDGRTFGFCKLVVDRATHKLLGCHVVGERAVEITQLAAIAMTAGMRVDEVARVPLSFPTYAGIFGRVAASVTRHLNQQETWQAN, from the coding sequence ATGACGAACTCAGGGGCTCGGTTCGACGTCATTATCATCGGAGCTGGTCCGGCTGGCGTGGTTGCGGCATTGCGCGCCGGGGATCTGGGCGCTCGTACGGCCCTCATCAGCCGCGGCGAGTTTGGCGGTATGGCGGCAAATGACGGTCCCGTTCCCGTGAGGACGCTGGCGCATGCGGCACGGTTACTGCGAGATGCGCGACAGCTCGGTCAATACGGCATCACGATCAACGAGCCCTCGCTGGATTATGATCGACTCCTCGTCCGCGTTCGCGAGGTGACTCGCGACGTCCGAACCTGTTCTTCCTGGCGCGAGCAGATCAAATCGCTAGGTGTCTCCGTCTATGAATGTGCGGGAGATGTCCAGTTCGTGGATTCACACACAATTGAGTCGGGGAGTGGACTGCGATTAGAGGCGAAGAGCTTTGTGATCTGTACAGGCGGATCCAGTCGACGGCTCGACGTTCCGGGATTTGAATTCACGAACACGCACAGCGACGCCTGGAGCCTCTCCTCAGTGCCGTCTTCGATGCTGGTCATTGGCGGCGGCGCCACCGGGGCGCAGGTCGCTTCGGTCTTCAATGCGTTCGGCTCACGAGTGCAGCTGTTTCATCGCGGACCACGTATTCTGCCCACAGAAGACGAGGACATTTCAGCTGCCGTCGCCTCCGCATTTCGGAGCGCGGGGATCGAAGTCCAGGAGAACTTTGGCGAGATCGAATCATTCGAGAAAACGCCGAATGGCGTACGGATGAATTATTGCAAAGACGGCGTTCGATATCAGGCCGAAGCGTCGCTCGCTGTGGTCGCAATTGGCTGGCAGGCCAACACGGCCGCTTTGAGACTTCAGGCCGCCGGAGTCGAGACGGATTCGAAGGGTTTCATTGTCGTCGATGAGTATCTGCGAACGACCTCGCCGCACATCTTGGCCGCCGGCGATGTCACGGGTCGCTTGCTGTTGGTCCCGCCGGCGATCCAGGACGGTTTCGTGGCGGCGACAAATGCGGTACGAGGTCCGATGACGACGCTGCCCGAAGCAGTGAATCCCATCGGCAGTTTCACCGACCCGGAATACGCCCAGGTGGGAATGACCGAATCGCAGGCCCGGGCAACACACGATGTCCTGGCCTCGACGATCCACTTCGATACGACCACCCGCACGATCATCGACGGTCGCACATTCGGTTTTTGCAAGCTGGTCGTCGACCGTGCAACACACAAACTCCTCGGTTGTCACGTCGTCGGCGAACGGGCGGTCGAAATCACTCAACTCGCAGCGATCGCCATGACCGCGGGAATGCGAGTCGATGAAGTTGCGCGAGTCCCACTTTCGTTTCCGACATATGCCGGAATTTTTGGTCGCGTGGCGGCCAGCGTAACACGGCACCTCAATCAGCAAGAGACTTGGCAAGCGAACTGA